A genomic region of Paralichthys olivaceus isolate ysfri-2021 chromosome 18, ASM2471397v2, whole genome shotgun sequence contains the following coding sequences:
- the sgsm1b gene encoding small G protein signaling modulator 1 isoform X3, translating to MFSPVTEAETRQKLLRNVKKEVKQIMEEAVTRKFVHADSSHIISFCAVVEACMLHGLKRRIAGLLCSNKVAALFMKVAKSFSPAEDLCHKVQELEQIIENSKQNNSSLGNDRSRQSKMGNLPPQALKHLWIRTALMEKLLDKIVLYLVENSSAFYEREAMLMDPVDGPILASLLVGPCALEYTKVKTADHFWTDPSADELVQRHRIHSGHCRQDSPSRRPALIQKRQSSGSMDDRPLMWVREYVESLHQNSRATLLFGKNNVLVQPRDDMEAIPGYLSLHQTADVMTLKWTPNQLMNGNVGELDSERSVYWDYAMTIRLEEIVYLHCHQQVNSGGTVVLVSQDGIQRPPLHFPKGGHLLQFLTCLETGLLPHGQLDPPLWNQRGKGKVFPKLRKRSPHGSCDSVSDKEDDEATDYVFRILFPGNQMEFMALELMDQGVNIWQPTPRKSSCSSCSQNGSSDGSLPNGCNQERASLKLLCDTMKYQIISRAFYGWLAYCRHLSTVRTHLSALVNTTIVDSDVPCGARAGLSVEVWNRFLNESSAYEEKEIHRLVYYGGVAPSLRKEVWPFLLGHYQFTMTEKSRLEIDEQMRVMYEQTMKEWQGCEAIVRQREREKHAEAIARCSSGASVERGPVQRDSTISTDVFELVEAVDQIESEPRPEEGDVQHCSPVKEDKEDTAASPQLPSINASSPGLSNPGLENRPLVTETADGSTTTHSSAGASDDLNENIKAGSQPGGTDVMDPVAKDKVSEIEKIETVSQNEVVEDKEVSESKEISEAEEKKVEEEKDLTTNEQSKDFKAVDTNMNIRSAPENTNVLKLETEIHNEYFQAPPLGQTLTFQAHKSKDVEVEPLCPPTAEIKPESSETPPEKNPSQAIKITESERKEAEATLCDLDNSKKDKAAEIPFEKPDSNSPVRQVLNALQTASRGSLSLSSRQSPDTADSDDSPSALEMEDIPAGTCVTSEHIRARPFAGLAAPPISLAQREKMASEGLVLDHHLDTACNTSPEGTDLGLSEEEPEMDNVLTEADAVEVGGETIKHDESSEEQTYSQEILDMYLINLHRIDKDVRRCDRTYWYFTPENLEKLRNIMCSYVWQHLDTGYVQGMCDLLAPLLVILDDEVMAFSCFTELMKRMNQNFPHGGAMDSHFANMRSLIQILDSELFELMQQNGDYTHFYFCYRWFLLDFKREMVYDDVFSVWETIWVAKHTSSEHFVLFIALALVEMYRDIILENNMDFTDIIKFFNEMAERHDVSQVLTMARDLVHKVQTLIENK from the exons atgttttctccCGTGACAGAGGCCGAGACGCGCCAGAAGCTGCTGCGCAATGTGAAGAAAGAG GTGAAACAAATTATGGAGGAGGCAGTAACAAGGAAGTTTGTGCATGCAGACAGCAGCCACATCATATCTTTCTGCG ctgTTGTGGAGGCCTGCATGCTTCATGGGCTGAAACGCCGTATTGCAGGCCTGCTGTGCAGCAACAAGGTTGCAGCACTTTTTATGAAGGTGGCAAAAAGCTTTTCACCTGCTGAAGATCTCTGCCACAAGGTCCAGGAGCTGGAACAGATCAttgaaaacag CAAACAGAACAATTCCTCACTGGGTAACGACCGCAGTCGGCAGTCTAAGATGGGCAACCTCCCCCCTCAGGCGCTGAAACACCTGTGGATCCGAACTGCACTGATGGAGAAGCTGCTGGACAAGATTGTCTTGTACTTGGTAGAGAACAGCAG TGCCTTCTATGAGAGAGAAGCCATGCTGATGGATCCAGTGGATGGACCAATTCTTGCATCTCTATTGG TTGGCCCCTGTGCACTGGAGTACACCAAAGTCAAGACCGCAGACCACTTCTGGACGGACCCCTCCGCTGACGAGCTCGTGCAGCGACACCGCATCCACAGTGGCCACTGTCGGCAGGATTCTCCCTCCAGACGACCTGCCTTG ATCCAGAAGAGACAGTCCAGTGGTAGCATGGACGACCGTCCTCTCATGTGGGTGAGGGAGTACGTTGAGTCGCTCCACCAGAACTCCAGAGCCACGCTGCTGTTTGGGAAGAATAATGTGCTGGTGCAGCCG agagaTGACATGGAGGCCATCCCAGGCTATCTGTCTCTACATCAAACTGCAGATGTCATGACACTGAAATGGACGCCCAATCAGCTGATGAATGGAAACGTGGGGGAGTTAGACTCTGAGAGAAG tgtttattGGGATTATGCCATGACAATTCGTTTGGAAGAGATCGTGTATCTCCACTGTCACCAGCAAG tgAACAGTGGTGGGACAGTAGTTTTGGTGAGCCAGGATGGGATCCAGAGACCTCCTCTACATTTCCCCAAAGGTGGCCACCTCCTCCAGTTTCTCACCTGCCTGGAGACCGGCCTGCTACCTCACGGACAGCTGGACCCGCCGCTCTGGAATCAGAGGGGAAAG GGAAAGGTTTTCCCCAAATTGCGAAAGAGGAGTCCGCACGGCTCATGCGATTCTGTATCGGATAAGGAGGATGATGAAGCAACCGATTATGTGTTTCGAATCCTCTTTCCTGGCAATCAGATGGAGTTCA TGGCTCTAGAGCTGATGGACCAGGGTGTGAACATTTGGCAACCAACCCCCAGAAAGTCCTCGTGCTCCTCTTGCTCACAAAATGGCTCCTCTGATGGCTCTCTGCCTAATGGCTGCAATCAAGAAAG GGCTTCATTAAAACTCCTCTGTGACACCATGAAGTACCAGATAATCTCCCGTGCTTTCTATGGCT GGCTTGCATACTGCCGTCATCTGTCAACAGTCCGCACCCACCTTTCTGCTCTGGTGAACACCACCATAGTTGACTCTGATGTGCCCTGTGGAGCCCGGGCAGGCCTCTCTGTGGAGGTCTGGAACAGGTTCCTCAACGAAAGCTCT GCCTATGAGGAGAAGGAGATACACAGGCTTGTGTACTATGGTGGTGTGGCCCCTTCACTACGCAAAGAGGTCTGGCCCTTCCTGTTGGGACACTACCAGTTCACCATGACTGAGAAATCCAGGCTGGAG ATTGATGAACAGATGCGGGTCATGTACGAGCAGACCATGAAGGAGTGGCAGGGTTGTGAGGCCATCGTCcgtcagagggagagagagaaacacgcAGAGGCCATCGCCAGGTGTTCGTCCGGGGCCAGTGTGGAAAGAGGACCAGTGCAGCGAGACTCCACCATCAGCACAGAT GTCTTCGAATTGGTTGAGGCAGTGGATCAGATTGAGTCTGAGCCCAGGCCTGAGGAAGGAGACGTACAGCACTGCAGTCCAGTGAAGGAGGACAAAGAAGACACTGCCGCCTCTCCGCAGCTTCCCTCCATCAACGCCTCCTCTCCAGGTCTGTCAAATCCAGGTTTGGAAAACAGGCCTCTTGTCACAGAGACAGCTGATGGATCTACAACAACACATTCCTCAGCTGGAGCATCTGATGACTTAAATGAGAATATTAAAGCTGGATCACAGCCAGGAGGGACAGATGTTATGGACCCAGTTGCCAAGGACAAGGTGTCAGAGATAGAAAAGATAGAGACAGTTTCACAAAATGAGGTTGTTGAAGACAAAGAGGTCAGTGAGTCTAAAGAGATATCTGaagctgaggaaaaaaaagtagaagaagaaaaagatttaaCAACAAACGAGCAATCTAAAGATTTCAAAGCAGTAGacacaaatatgaatataagaTCTGCACCAGAGAACACTAATGTTCTAAAGTTAGAAACGGAGATTCACAACGAATATTTCCAAGCTCCTCCACTTGGGCAAACCTTGACTTTTCAAGCACACAAGAGCAAAGATGTGGAAGTGGAACCATTATGTCCACCCACAGCAGAAATAAAGCCAGAGAGCTCTGAAACTCCTCCTGAGAAAAATCCATCACAGGCGATCAAGatcacagagtcagagagaaaggaagCAGAAGCAACACTTTGTGATTTGGATAATTCTAAAAAGGACAAAGCAGCAGAAATTCCATTTGAGAAACCTGATTCAAATTCACCGGTCAGGCAAGTGCTGAATGCTCTTCAGACAGCATCGAGGGGGAGCCTTTCCTTATCGTCCCGGCAGTCTCCAGACACTGCAGATTCAGATGACTCTCCTTCTGCGCTGGAAATGGAGGACATCCCTGCAGGGACATGTGTAACCTCTGAGCATATTAGGGCCAGGCCATTCGCAGGCCTCGCTGCACCACCGATCTCTCTGGCACAAAGAGAGAAGATGGCTTCCGAGGGACTCGTCCTAGATCACCATCTGGACACAGCTTGTAACACCAGTCCTGAGGGCACCGACCTGGGCCTTTCTGAAGAGGAGCCTGAGATGGACAATGTGCTAACTGAGGCAGATGCTGTGGAGGTGGGAGGAGAAACGATCAAACACGATGAATCCTCAGAAGAACAAACCTATTCT caagAAATTCTGGATATGTACTTGATCAACTTACATCGCATTGACAAAGATGTCAGACGTTGTGACAGAACATATTGGTACTTCACTCCGGAGAACTTGGAGAAGCTGCGTAACATCATGTGCAG TTACGTGTGGCAGCATCTGGACACGGGTTACGTCCAGGGCATGTGTGATCTGCTGGCTCCTCTGCTGGTGATTCTGGACGATG aGGTCATGGCATTCAGCTGCTTCACTGAactgatgaagaggatgaaccAGAATTTTCCTCACGGAGGTGCCATGGACTCTCACTTCGCCAACATGCGTTCTCTTATCCAG ATCCTGGACTCTGAGCTGTTTGAACTGATGCAGCAGAATGGAGACTACACCCATTTCTACTTCTGCTATCGCTGGTTTCTTCTGGACTTTAAAAGAG AAATGGTGTACGATGATGTGTTCTCTGTGTGGGAAACCATCTGGGTGGCCAAACACACCTCCTCCGAGCACTTTGTGCTCTTCATCGCTCTGGCGCTCGTGGAGATGTATAGAGACATCATCCTAGAGAATAACATGGACTTCACGGACATCATCAAGTTCTTCAATG AAATGGCCGAGCGACACGACGTCTCCCAGGTCCTGACGATGGCTCGAGACTTGGTCCACAAGGTGCAGACTCTCATAGAAAACAAGTGA